In one Chitinophaga sancti genomic region, the following are encoded:
- a CDS encoding OmpA family protein, whose translation MASKKYLLLAGAMSLLAASSSYAQVTPVFDALDSTKVPASKQAQQNNFANHQYDFPAKPRDMWELGFHGGLHVINGTVPAKPGFGGGISLRKSLGHTFSVRAEYTGSFDKGQDYRLRTVTGAGGGAATTWAKTAALNNGMIVPNYKTATHQLSFDLIASLSNILFYKAQPKINWYVFGGYSLGLIDVDVDAVNGSGAGYSYSGVKFNASRKDIKDQLKNIYDGDFESNAPSQGNRGNIGRKDNNQLWRHGADFGTGVAFRVSKRFNIGVEEKYTMYFDDYLDGYSSPYSNHKDAFSYTSVRLNFNLGNSSKRVEPLWWINPLNYAYNELSAPRHMKLPTPVLPDADGDGVTDQFDREPNTPAGAPVDVHGVAKDTDGDGVPDFKDKQLITPTYCQPVDADGVGKCPDPECCKNMQPTTNCSSLVLPSVAFKGSSTKVSSDNEAILASVASTLKSNPTCNILVTGHAGAKGKKGGVDLSSRRVDSVIDYLADKQGIDRGRFIKQNTPGESGTVDLSPAN comes from the coding sequence ATGGCAAGCAAAAAGTACTTATTACTGGCTGGCGCTATGAGTCTCCTAGCGGCGTCTTCCAGTTATGCACAAGTTACCCCTGTTTTTGACGCCCTGGATTCAACCAAAGTTCCAGCATCAAAACAGGCACAACAAAACAATTTCGCAAATCATCAGTATGATTTCCCTGCAAAACCACGTGATATGTGGGAACTGGGTTTCCATGGTGGTCTGCATGTAATCAACGGTACCGTTCCTGCTAAGCCAGGTTTCGGTGGTGGTATCTCCCTGAGAAAATCTCTGGGCCATACTTTCTCCGTAAGAGCTGAGTATACTGGTTCTTTCGACAAAGGTCAGGATTACAGACTTCGTACAGTAACTGGTGCAGGTGGTGGCGCTGCTACAACCTGGGCTAAGACTGCTGCCTTAAATAATGGCATGATCGTTCCCAACTATAAGACTGCTACTCACCAGCTGTCTTTTGACCTGATCGCTTCCCTGAGCAACATCCTGTTCTACAAAGCACAGCCAAAAATTAACTGGTATGTATTTGGTGGTTACTCTCTGGGCCTGATCGACGTTGACGTTGATGCAGTAAACGGAAGCGGTGCCGGTTATAGCTACAGTGGTGTAAAATTCAATGCTAGCCGTAAGGACATCAAAGATCAGCTGAAAAATATCTACGATGGTGATTTCGAATCTAATGCTCCTTCTCAGGGTAACAGAGGTAACATCGGTCGTAAAGATAACAACCAGCTGTGGCGCCATGGTGCTGACTTCGGTACAGGCGTAGCTTTCAGAGTTTCTAAGAGATTTAACATCGGTGTTGAAGAGAAATACACTATGTATTTCGACGATTATCTGGACGGTTATTCTTCTCCATACTCTAACCACAAAGATGCATTCAGCTACACTAGTGTACGTCTGAACTTCAACCTGGGTAACTCTTCTAAGAGAGTTGAACCACTGTGGTGGATCAATCCGCTCAACTATGCTTACAATGAGCTGAGCGCTCCTCGTCACATGAAACTGCCTACTCCAGTTCTGCCTGATGCTGATGGCGATGGCGTTACTGACCAGTTCGACCGCGAACCAAATACTCCAGCTGGTGCTCCAGTTGACGTTCATGGTGTAGCTAAAGATACTGATGGTGATGGCGTTCCTGACTTCAAAGACAAACAGCTGATCACTCCTACTTATTGCCAGCCAGTTGATGCTGATGGTGTTGGTAAGTGCCCAGATCCTGAATGTTGCAAGAACATGCAGCCTACTACAAATTGCTCTAGCCTGGTTCTGCCTAGCGTAGCATTCAAAGGTTCTTCTACCAAGGTTTCCAGCGATAACGAAGCTATCCTGGCTTCTGTAGCTAGCACACTGAAATCTAACCCCACTTGTAACATCCTGGTAACAGGTCACGCAGGTGCTAAGGGTAAGAAAGGTGGTGTTGACCTGAGCAGCCGTCGTGTTGATTCAGTGATCGACTACCTGGCTGACAAGCAAGGTATCGACCGCGGTCGCTTCATCAAACAAAACACTCCTGGTGAGTCTGGTACTGTAGATCTGTCTCCAGCTAACTAA
- a CDS encoding polyprenyl synthetase family protein, producing the protein MDEIKNLISKELRDFESKFSDAVKSNVALLDRIMHYIVKRKGKQMRPMFVLLSARLFSNDIQESTYRAAALVELLHTATLVHDDVVDDANERRGFFSINALWKNKIAVLVGDYLLSKGLLLSLNNNDFRALQILSQAVKEMSEGELLQIEKTRKLNIKEDIYFEIIRRKTASLLAAACAAGAWSTSNDDETTEKMRLFGEKVGVAFQIKDDLFDYGSEKIGKPTGIDIREKKMTLPLIYTLEHATPEVRRRIINIVKNHNTDKTRVEEVITLVKTSGGIEYTQKKMFEYRDEAMAILHSFPDSNIRQGLESMVRYTTDRNF; encoded by the coding sequence ATGGACGAGATTAAAAACCTGATCAGTAAGGAATTAAGGGACTTCGAGAGCAAATTTTCTGATGCAGTAAAGAGCAATGTCGCGCTGTTAGACAGGATCATGCATTATATCGTTAAACGAAAAGGGAAGCAAATGCGTCCCATGTTCGTATTACTCTCGGCACGCCTGTTCAGTAATGATATACAGGAAAGCACCTACCGTGCCGCCGCCCTTGTAGAACTCCTGCACACCGCTACCCTTGTACATGATGATGTTGTGGATGATGCCAATGAGCGCCGTGGATTCTTTTCCATCAACGCTTTGTGGAAAAATAAGATCGCTGTACTCGTGGGAGACTACCTGCTATCCAAAGGACTCCTCCTCTCCTTGAATAATAATGACTTCAGAGCCCTCCAGATCCTCTCACAGGCTGTAAAGGAAATGAGCGAAGGAGAACTCCTCCAGATCGAGAAAACACGTAAACTCAATATTAAAGAAGATATCTACTTCGAGATTATACGCCGTAAAACAGCCTCCCTCCTAGCCGCTGCATGTGCCGCCGGTGCCTGGAGTACCTCTAACGACGACGAAACTACCGAAAAAATGCGCCTCTTCGGCGAAAAAGTAGGTGTCGCCTTCCAGATCAAAGATGACCTCTTCGATTATGGCAGCGAAAAAATTGGCAAACCCACCGGCATAGATATACGGGAGAAAAAAATGACCCTCCCCCTCATCTATACACTGGAACACGCAACGCCGGAGGTGAGAAGAAGAATTATCAACATCGTAAAAAATCATAATACCGATAAAACCCGCGTTGAAGAAGTCATTACATTGGTGAAAACTTCCGGCGGCATCGAGTATACACAGAAAAAGATGTTCGAATACCGCGACGAAGCCATGGCCATCCTCCATAGCTTCCCCGATAGCAATATCAGGCAGGGACTCGAATCAATGGTCAGGTATACCACCGACCGTAACTTCTAA
- the recJ gene encoding single-stranded-DNA-specific exonuclease RecJ, producing the protein MQKRWTVRSYQPKQEALLQASLRIHPLLCRLLVQRGMHTYDESRLFFRPTLADLHDPWIMKDMDKAVSRIEQAFFRHEKILVFGDYDVDGTTAVATVFDFLHSLYNNIEFYIPHRYREGYGISTQGIEYARDNDFSLVIALDCGIKAIDQITWAAEHGIDFIICDHHLPDAILPPAVAILNPKQYDCPYPYKELSGCGIGYKLITAFAQKAGLPESAAHRYLDLVATSIAADIVPMTGENRVLAFHGLKKVNESPLPGIQALIQLSGLKEQLTISNLVFVIAPRVNAAGRMDDARKAVNLFIENDMEKAMEIAKVLHADNFDRKEIDGNITKEAVELIQNDTSLHHKKSTVLYKPDWHKGVVGIVASRLIDKYYYRPTIILTLSNDKVAGSARSVIGFNVYEAIHQCKDLLENYGGHFYAAGMTLKPENVPAFQEKFEEVVATTIDPELLIPEITIDTEISLKDITPAFFNILRQFEPLGPDNQRPVFLVRNVVDSGYSRLIKDEHIKFSVKQGKNAIAVTGIGFYMSGKFPIVSSRQPFDMVFTIDENEWNGKMNLQMKVIDIRSH; encoded by the coding sequence ATGCAAAAACGCTGGACAGTCAGATCGTATCAACCAAAACAGGAAGCTTTGCTGCAGGCCTCCCTGCGCATTCATCCCCTGTTATGCAGGTTGCTGGTGCAGCGGGGCATGCATACCTATGATGAATCAAGGTTGTTTTTCCGCCCTACACTGGCAGATCTCCATGACCCATGGATCATGAAGGATATGGATAAAGCCGTATCCAGAATTGAACAGGCCTTTTTCAGGCACGAAAAAATTCTCGTGTTCGGCGACTACGACGTAGATGGTACGACCGCCGTAGCAACTGTCTTCGATTTTCTACACTCCTTATATAATAACATAGAATTTTACATTCCTCACCGCTACCGCGAAGGCTACGGCATCTCTACCCAGGGCATTGAATACGCCAGGGATAATGACTTTAGCCTCGTCATTGCGCTGGACTGCGGCATCAAGGCCATCGATCAGATTACCTGGGCCGCCGAACACGGAATAGACTTTATTATATGTGATCACCACCTGCCAGATGCTATTTTGCCCCCGGCTGTGGCTATCCTCAATCCAAAACAATACGACTGCCCTTATCCTTATAAAGAACTAAGCGGCTGTGGTATCGGTTATAAACTCATCACTGCCTTCGCCCAAAAAGCAGGCCTGCCGGAATCCGCTGCCCACCGGTACCTGGACCTCGTAGCTACCAGCATCGCGGCCGACATCGTACCCATGACAGGCGAAAACCGTGTACTGGCCTTCCATGGACTGAAAAAAGTCAATGAATCCCCCCTACCCGGTATCCAGGCATTGATCCAGCTTAGTGGTCTAAAAGAACAACTCACCATCTCCAACCTGGTATTCGTGATCGCTCCCCGCGTAAACGCCGCCGGCAGAATGGATGATGCCCGCAAAGCCGTGAACCTGTTCATTGAAAATGATATGGAAAAAGCCATGGAAATTGCGAAGGTGTTGCATGCTGACAACTTTGACCGTAAGGAAATAGATGGCAATATCACCAAAGAAGCCGTTGAACTCATTCAAAACGATACCTCACTTCATCATAAAAAGTCTACCGTACTCTATAAGCCAGACTGGCACAAAGGAGTAGTAGGTATTGTGGCCTCCCGCCTCATCGATAAATATTATTACAGACCCACCATTATCCTTACCCTCAGTAATGATAAGGTAGCAGGCTCCGCCCGCTCTGTGATTGGGTTCAACGTATACGAAGCCATTCACCAGTGTAAAGACCTGCTGGAAAACTATGGCGGCCACTTCTATGCCGCCGGTATGACCCTCAAACCAGAGAACGTACCCGCTTTCCAGGAAAAATTTGAAGAAGTCGTTGCCACCACCATCGATCCTGAACTGCTGATTCCGGAAATCACTATCGATACCGAAATCTCCCTGAAAGATATCACACCTGCTTTCTTTAACATCCTCAGGCAATTCGAACCCCTGGGTCCGGACAACCAACGCCCTGTCTTCCTCGTACGAAACGTGGTAGACAGCGGTTATTCCCGCCTCATAAAGGATGAGCACATTAAATTCTCAGTAAAACAGGGTAAAAATGCAATTGCCGTGACAGGTATAGGCTTCTATATGTCCGGGAAATTTCCCATTGTAAGCAGCCGTCAGCCTTTTGATATGGTCTTTACCATTGATGAGAATGAATGGAATGGCAAGATGAACCTGCAGATGAAAGTAATAGATATTCGCTCCCACTGA
- a CDS encoding KUP/HAK/KT family potassium transporter — protein sequence MRKDINRVSLAGLVVALGIIYGDIGTSPLYVFKAIIGTNYISDLLVIGGISCIFWTLTLQTTIKYVILTLRADNKGEGGIFSLYALVRRHAKWAVIFGMIGGAALLADGIITPPITVTTAIEGLRTLDVFKDLSQWTIVKIVLTIITLLFVVQQFGTNSIGKLFGPIMVIWFSMLGILGLSHLADDFTVLKAFSPHYAIQLLTTYPRGFLILGAVFLCTTGAEALYSDLGHCGKGNIRVSWTFVKTCLLLNYLGQGAWLLTHKGTMLPKDQNPFFTIMPEWFVIPGILIATMASIIASQALISGSFTLISEAMRLNLWPKLKINYPTEMRGQLYIPGINTMMWIGCVAIVLIFQESGAMEAAYGLSITICMLMTSCLFAFYLYTRRVRISLILIYLIIYFTIEFSFLFANLVKFMHGGYVTVIVAGVLFLIMLVWFKSRKIKNRYVEFVRLEDHLAVIQELSNDTTIPKYATHLVYMSSADNPKEIEHKIIYSILNKKPKRADIYWFVHVDVVDEPYLSEYSVQTIIPNEVIRVEFRLGFKVEQRINLMFRMVVEDMVRNKEVNITSRYESLSKNNVVGDFQFIVMEKFLSHDNDLPLYERLIMRMYFWLKRVSLSEERGFGLDSSYVTIEKYPLVVAPVTNLQLKRIIH from the coding sequence GTGAGAAAAGACATTAACAGGGTTAGCCTGGCCGGTTTAGTAGTAGCATTAGGTATTATTTACGGTGACATTGGAACATCTCCGTTATACGTTTTCAAGGCTATTATAGGTACAAACTATATTAGCGACTTACTGGTTATCGGCGGTATTTCATGTATTTTCTGGACCCTGACTTTACAAACAACTATTAAGTACGTAATCCTCACGCTGCGTGCAGACAATAAGGGAGAAGGCGGCATCTTCTCGTTATACGCTCTTGTACGCCGACACGCCAAATGGGCCGTTATCTTTGGTATGATAGGCGGCGCCGCATTATTGGCCGATGGTATCATTACCCCACCTATTACTGTAACGACCGCAATCGAAGGTCTACGCACACTTGATGTTTTCAAAGATCTTAGTCAGTGGACAATTGTAAAGATCGTACTCACCATCATTACATTGCTCTTCGTGGTACAACAGTTTGGTACCAATTCTATTGGTAAGCTGTTTGGACCTATCATGGTGATCTGGTTCTCCATGCTCGGTATCCTCGGGTTGTCACACCTGGCAGACGATTTCACCGTACTGAAGGCTTTCAGCCCACACTATGCAATACAGTTATTAACCACCTATCCCCGTGGCTTCCTGATCCTGGGTGCCGTGTTCCTTTGTACTACAGGGGCCGAAGCCCTCTATTCCGACCTGGGGCACTGTGGTAAAGGTAATATCCGCGTATCCTGGACATTTGTGAAAACCTGTCTGCTCCTGAACTACCTGGGTCAGGGTGCCTGGTTACTCACACATAAAGGCACAATGCTGCCAAAAGATCAGAACCCCTTCTTTACAATTATGCCTGAGTGGTTTGTGATCCCCGGGATCCTCATTGCTACAATGGCATCTATCATTGCGAGCCAGGCATTGATCTCCGGCTCATTCACACTTATTTCAGAAGCAATGCGACTGAACCTGTGGCCTAAACTGAAGATCAACTATCCAACTGAAATGCGTGGCCAGTTATACATTCCTGGTATCAACACCATGATGTGGATAGGCTGTGTGGCTATCGTACTGATCTTCCAGGAATCGGGGGCCATGGAAGCGGCATACGGTCTCTCCATTACCATCTGTATGTTGATGACCTCCTGTCTCTTTGCCTTCTACCTATACACGCGAAGGGTCCGGATAAGCCTGATACTCATATATCTCATTATCTACTTTACGATAGAATTCTCCTTCCTGTTCGCCAACCTGGTGAAATTTATGCATGGTGGTTATGTAACAGTGATTGTGGCAGGTGTACTCTTCCTGATTATGCTGGTGTGGTTCAAATCACGCAAGATCAAAAATCGTTACGTTGAATTCGTACGACTGGAAGATCATCTGGCAGTGATCCAGGAACTGAGCAACGATACCACTATCCCCAAGTATGCTACGCACCTCGTATATATGAGTAGTGCTGACAATCCGAAGGAAATTGAACATAAGATCATCTATTCAATTCTGAATAAGAAACCAAAGCGTGCAGATATCTATTGGTTTGTGCACGTAGATGTTGTAGATGAGCCTTATCTGAGTGAATACTCTGTACAAACGATCATTCCGAATGAGGTGATCCGCGTGGAATTCCGCTTAGGATTTAAAGTGGAACAACGTATTAACCTGATGTTCAGAATGGTGGTGGAAGATATGGTGCGGAACAAAGAGGTGAATATCACCAGCCGTTACGAATCACTGAGTAAGAACAATGTGGTGGGCGACTTCCAGTTCATCGTAATGGAGAAGTTCCTGTCACACGACAATGACCTGCCGCTGTACGAACGTCTGATCATGAGAATGTATTTCTGGCTGAAACGCGTAAGTCTTTCTGAAGAACGTGGTTTTGGGCTGGATAGCAGTTATGTGACGATTGAGAAATATCCGCTGGTGGTAGCGCCGGTGACGAACCTGCAACTAAAACGAATCATACATTGA